In Thiovibrio frasassiensis, one DNA window encodes the following:
- the secA gene encoding preprotein translocase subunit SecA yields the protein MFASVLKKFFGSKNERVLKSIQPLVAAINQLEPEIQKLDDAALVAKTVLFKERLAAGVPLDSLLPEAFAVCREASWRALGMRHFDVQLIGGIILHQGRIAEMKTGEGKTLAATLAVYLNALTGRGVHVVTVNDYLARRDAEWMGKLYRFLGLSVGSILHEMDDAARREAYAADITYGTNNEFGFDYLRDNMKFELADFCQREFHYAIVDEVDSILVDEARTPLIISGPSEMSTELYDKVNRLIHKFKVDEHYTLDEKARSVSLTEEGVNLGEKLLEIENLYDPRNIEWLHHLNQALKANVLFKRDVDYLVRDGQVVIVDEFTGRAMQGRRFSDGLHQALEAKEGVKVEKENQTLASITFQNYFRMYEKLSGMTGTADTEAAEFKKIYNLDVVIIPTHNTMIRKDYADVIYKNAAAKDRAIIREIQELHKKGQPVLVGTISIDVSEKISAMLKKVGVPHEVLNAKQHEREAEIVADAGQKGHVTIATNMAGRGTDIKLGEGVTELGGLHILGTSRHESRRIDNQLRGRSGRQGDPGSSRFYLSLEDDLLRIFGSDRISGIMDKLGMEEDEPIEHTMISRAIENAQRKVEGHNFDIRKHLLEYDDVMNKQREVIYRQRREVLSSDDVHEVVTDMLPELAEMVAQEFAESRIPSEEWDWNGLSERMFALFGFSGEWSEEEKKDLDSAACTELILAAVQARYAKREQEIGELNMRHLERVVLLQIVDHHWKEHLLNMDHLKEGIGLRGYGQKNPLDEYKKEGFNMFGEMIHAVKTQTVSTLFRLQLVRDEEVAELEREQREQRQPMQLSRGDDEDNEHKPFSREGDKVGRNSDCPCGSGQKYKRCCGKSGGKK from the coding sequence ATGTTCGCTTCTGTTTTGAAAAAGTTTTTTGGCAGCAAAAACGAACGGGTTCTCAAGTCCATTCAACCGCTGGTAGCCGCGATCAACCAACTGGAGCCCGAGATCCAGAAGCTCGATGACGCCGCGCTGGTGGCGAAGACCGTGCTCTTTAAGGAGCGGCTTGCGGCCGGGGTTCCCTTGGACAGTCTCTTGCCCGAGGCCTTTGCCGTCTGCCGGGAGGCATCCTGGCGGGCCTTAGGCATGCGTCATTTCGATGTGCAGCTCATCGGCGGCATCATCCTCCATCAGGGCAGGATCGCCGAAATGAAAACCGGCGAGGGAAAAACCCTGGCCGCCACCCTGGCGGTCTACCTCAATGCCCTTACCGGGCGCGGGGTCCATGTGGTCACGGTCAACGACTATCTGGCCCGGCGCGATGCCGAATGGATGGGCAAACTCTACCGCTTTCTCGGGCTTTCCGTCGGCTCCATCCTGCATGAGATGGATGATGCGGCCCGCCGCGAGGCCTACGCTGCCGACATAACCTACGGGACCAACAACGAGTTCGGCTTCGATTACCTGCGCGACAATATGAAGTTTGAGCTCGCTGATTTCTGCCAGCGCGAGTTCCACTACGCCATTGTCGACGAGGTGGACTCCATTCTGGTGGATGAGGCAAGAACCCCCCTGATCATCTCCGGGCCGTCCGAGATGTCCACCGAACTCTACGATAAGGTGAACCGGCTCATTCACAAGTTCAAGGTCGACGAACATTACACCTTGGACGAAAAGGCCCGCTCGGTGTCCCTCACCGAAGAAGGGGTAAACCTGGGTGAGAAGCTGCTTGAGATAGAAAACCTCTATGATCCGCGGAATATCGAGTGGCTGCATCATCTGAATCAAGCCCTGAAGGCCAATGTCCTTTTCAAGCGGGATGTGGATTATCTGGTGCGGGACGGGCAGGTGGTGATCGTGGACGAGTTCACCGGCCGGGCCATGCAGGGGCGTCGTTTCAGCGACGGTCTGCATCAGGCGCTGGAGGCCAAGGAGGGGGTCAAGGTGGAGAAGGAGAACCAGACCCTTGCCTCCATCACCTTCCAGAATTACTTCCGGATGTATGAAAAACTCTCGGGCATGACCGGCACTGCCGATACCGAGGCGGCGGAATTCAAGAAGATCTACAATCTCGACGTGGTGATCATCCCCACCCACAACACCATGATCCGCAAGGATTATGCCGATGTCATCTATAAAAACGCCGCGGCCAAGGATCGGGCCATCATCCGCGAGATCCAGGAGCTGCACAAGAAGGGCCAGCCCGTGCTGGTGGGTACCATCAGTATCGATGTTTCCGAGAAGATCTCGGCCATGCTCAAGAAGGTGGGGGTGCCCCACGAGGTGCTCAATGCCAAGCAGCATGAGCGGGAGGCCGAGATTGTCGCCGATGCCGGGCAGAAGGGGCATGTGACCATCGCCACCAACATGGCGGGTCGCGGCACCGATATCAAGCTGGGCGAGGGGGTCACCGAGCTGGGCGGCTTGCATATCCTGGGCACCAGCCGGCACGAAAGCCGCCGGATCGACAACCAGCTCCGCGGCCGTTCCGGGCGCCAGGGCGATCCCGGTTCCTCCCGCTTTTACCTCTCCCTGGAAGACGACCTGCTGCGGATCTTCGGCTCGGACCGGATCTCCGGGATCATGGACAAGCTGGGCATGGAAGAGGATGAGCCCATCGAACACACCATGATCAGCCGGGCCATCGAAAACGCCCAGCGCAAGGTGGAGGGGCACAACTTCGATATCCGTAAGCACCTGCTCGAGTACGATGACGTGATGAACAAGCAGCGTGAGGTTATCTACCGCCAGCGCCGTGAGGTGCTGAGTTCGGATGATGTCCATGAGGTGGTGACCGATATGCTTCCGGAACTGGCCGAAATGGTGGCGCAGGAATTCGCCGAGAGCAGGATCCCCTCGGAGGAGTGGGACTGGAATGGGCTTTCCGAAAGGATGTTCGCCCTGTTCGGTTTCAGCGGAGAGTGGAGCGAGGAGGAAAAGAAGGACCTTGATTCTGCCGCCTGTACCGAACTGATCCTGGCTGCGGTGCAAGCCCGCTATGCCAAGCGGGAGCAGGAAATCGGCGAGTTGAACATGCGTCACCTGGAACGGGTGGTCCTGCTGCAGATCGTGGATCACCACTGGAAGGAACACCTGCTCAACATGGATCATCTCAAGGAAGGCATCGGTCTTCGCGGCTATGGACAGAAGAATCCTTTGGATGAGTACAAGAAGGAAGGGTTCAACATGTTCGGCGAGATGATCCATGCGGTAAAGACCCAGACCGTCAGCACCCTGTTTAGGCTCCAGTTGGTGCGCGATGAAGAGGTGGCCGAGCTGGAGCGCGAGCAGCGGGAGCAGCGGCAGCCCATGCAGCTGAGCCGTGGCGATGATGAGGATAACGAGCATAAGCCCTTTTCCCGCGAGGGAGACAAGGTGGGGCGGAACTCCGATTGCCCCTGTGGCAGCGGGCAGAAATACAAACGGTGCTGCGGCAAGAGCGGCGGGAAGAAGTGA
- a CDS encoding methyl-accepting chemotaxis protein codes for MNGDVTVKKLLLIGFGLAILLVVGLSSVSLWQFQGNKAGVVMLTQSDMPLALTLGEIKNNILMHRRYEKDFLLNIGNAEKQQKYLESFAKASEKIKKDIQKVAAMIAADDELAADIKQKAAGLEDVYLKYHDGFLAIAAQISADPSITPQQGNKMFGEIKQVTYDLEEGADLLFVAVDGMIAETASGLLSVTKTTQYVLFFGLVGGGILMLLVGLAINRKISGSLQRVVAILSETSSQVHASASAIAEAGQVLADGASEQAAGIEETSSSMEEMSSQTKRNAENSAEAEGVMRETAKVISLASQSMGELTASMGEISAASEQTSKIVKTIDEIAFQTNLLALNAAVEAARAGEAGAGFAVVADEVRNLAMRAAEAARNTAELIEGTVEKVRGGSALVGKTSEEFGKVSAHIGKVDSLMSEIHTASDEQAKGISQINQAIGQMDQVIQQVAANAEEAAGHSEELGGQTEVLQIVVLELAALAGTEVGGSGGQRPAAKKNTQARMALSQKPGQARKKPLAALPPGANRGASKKPEEVIPFGEDDFEDF; via the coding sequence GTGAATGGTGATGTTACCGTGAAAAAATTGTTGCTCATTGGGTTTGGCTTGGCCATTCTCTTGGTGGTGGGGCTGAGTTCCGTTTCCCTGTGGCAGTTCCAGGGCAACAAGGCTGGGGTTGTGATGTTGACCCAGTCGGATATGCCCCTGGCTCTTACCTTGGGTGAAATCAAGAATAATATCTTGATGCACCGGCGGTACGAAAAGGATTTTCTCCTCAATATCGGCAATGCGGAAAAGCAGCAGAAGTATCTGGAGAGTTTTGCCAAGGCCTCTGAAAAGATAAAAAAAGATATTCAGAAGGTTGCGGCAATGATCGCGGCCGACGATGAGCTTGCCGCGGATATCAAACAGAAGGCGGCAGGGCTGGAAGATGTCTACCTCAAGTACCATGATGGTTTTTTGGCAATTGCCGCGCAGATCAGCGCCGACCCCTCCATTACCCCGCAGCAGGGCAACAAGATGTTCGGTGAGATCAAGCAGGTCACCTATGATCTTGAAGAGGGGGCGGATCTCCTCTTTGTTGCGGTCGATGGGATGATCGCTGAAACCGCCTCTGGCTTGCTTTCGGTTACAAAGACCACCCAATATGTGCTGTTTTTTGGTCTTGTCGGCGGGGGCATTCTCATGCTGTTGGTTGGCCTGGCCATAAATCGCAAGATCTCGGGCTCGCTGCAGAGAGTGGTGGCGATCTTGAGCGAAACGTCCAGCCAGGTGCATGCCTCCGCGAGTGCCATAGCCGAGGCCGGGCAGGTTTTGGCCGATGGCGCCTCCGAGCAGGCCGCAGGCATTGAAGAGACTTCTTCTTCCATGGAAGAGATGTCTTCCCAGACCAAACGCAATGCCGAAAACTCTGCCGAAGCCGAAGGGGTGATGCGGGAAACGGCAAAGGTTATTTCGCTGGCCAGCCAGTCCATGGGCGAGCTGACCGCCTCCATGGGTGAAATATCCGCAGCCAGTGAACAAACCTCGAAGATCGTCAAAACCATCGACGAGATCGCTTTCCAGACCAACCTGCTCGCTCTGAATGCCGCGGTTGAGGCGGCACGGGCCGGTGAGGCCGGGGCCGGGTTTGCCGTGGTCGCCGATGAGGTGCGCAATCTTGCCATGCGGGCCGCCGAGGCAGCGAGAAACACGGCCGAGCTCATTGAGGGCACAGTGGAGAAGGTGCGCGGCGGTTCGGCGCTTGTCGGCAAGACGAGCGAGGAGTTCGGCAAGGTGAGTGCGCACATCGGCAAGGTGGATTCTCTGATGAGCGAAATCCATACTGCTTCCGATGAGCAGGCGAAGGGGATCAGCCAGATCAACCAAGCCATAGGCCAAATGGATCAGGTGATCCAGCAGGTTGCGGCCAATGCGGAAGAGGCGGCCGGGCATTCCGAGGAATTGGGCGGACAAACCGAAGTCCTACAGATTGTTGTGCTGGAGTTGGCTGCTTTGGCCGGGACCGAGGTAGGGGGCAGTGGCGGACAGCGGCCAGCTGCGAAAAAAAACACCCAGGCGCGCATGGCGCTCAGCCAGAAACCAGGGCAAGCGCGGAAGAAGCCGCTTGCGGCTTTACCGCCCGGTGCAAACCGTGGTGCTTCGAAAAAACCCGAAGAGGTGATCCCTTTTGGTGAGGACGACTTTGAAGATTTTTAA
- a CDS encoding bifunctional riboflavin kinase/FAD synthetase, which produces MTMKIFTNIADIPGPFPKAAVTIGNFDGVHLGHQILFSEVVSRAYQKKGTSVVVTFEPHPLKVVRPDIGLKLISTAEQKKELIALANIDVLIILPFTREFANTPAESFVDQVLRQAIGVQDLVVGYDYAFGKSRQGDIPFLQEQGKAKGFTVSVVEPYYVEGMLASSTKIRELVGLGKMADVKKLLGRYYQIRGEVKMGKQRGGPLLGFPTANLAIAEEDLCPHLGVYVTQVIYDGKCYGGVLNIGYNPTFEGQHLSAETHIFDFNQDIYGKPIKINLLRFLRGEKKFSAPGELAAQISRDVADAKKVLADAQQEILLSCEEKYNR; this is translated from the coding sequence ATGACCATGAAAATATTCACCAACATCGCCGACATTCCAGGACCTTTTCCCAAGGCTGCCGTTACCATCGGCAACTTTGACGGCGTCCATCTGGGCCATCAGATCCTCTTCTCCGAGGTGGTGAGCAGAGCCTACCAAAAGAAAGGGACCAGCGTGGTTGTCACCTTTGAGCCGCATCCGCTCAAGGTGGTCCGACCCGACATCGGCCTCAAGCTCATCTCCACCGCCGAACAAAAGAAAGAGCTCATTGCTCTGGCCAATATCGACGTGCTGATCATCCTCCCCTTTACCCGGGAGTTTGCCAATACCCCGGCCGAGTCCTTTGTGGATCAGGTCTTGCGCCAGGCCATCGGCGTCCAGGACCTGGTGGTGGGGTACGACTATGCCTTTGGTAAAAGCCGCCAGGGCGACATCCCTTTTCTGCAGGAACAAGGCAAGGCCAAAGGGTTCACGGTCTCGGTGGTGGAACCCTATTACGTAGAGGGGATGCTGGCCAGCAGCACCAAGATCCGGGAACTGGTGGGCTTGGGCAAGATGGCGGATGTCAAAAAACTGCTTGGCCGCTACTACCAGATCCGGGGCGAGGTTAAAATGGGCAAGCAACGCGGCGGCCCCCTGCTGGGCTTTCCCACCGCGAACCTCGCCATCGCCGAGGAGGATCTTTGCCCCCATTTGGGCGTTTACGTCACCCAGGTAATCTACGACGGCAAATGTTACGGCGGCGTGCTCAACATCGGCTACAACCCGACCTTTGAAGGGCAACATCTCTCCGCCGAAACCCATATCTTCGACTTCAACCAGGATATCTACGGCAAACCGATCAAGATCAACCTGCTCCGCTTCCTCCGCGGAGAAAAGAAGTTTTCCGCCCCCGGCGAGCTGGCCGCCCAGATCAGCCGGGATGTGGCCGATGCCAAGAAGGTCCTGGCCGATGCCCAGCAGGAGATCCTGCTCTCCTGCGAAGAGAAGTACAACCGATAA
- a CDS encoding N-acetyltransferase: MIRDAKMNDVKVMYGLLQHFANKGLLLGRSLSSLYDQLRDFKVFVKEGEEDAAAGQMLGICALHVCWENLAEIRSLAVVEEAQGQGIGRQLVEACLAEADHFGITRVFTLTYQPAFFQRLGFRHIDKNELPHKVWSDCIQCPKFPDCNEEALVWER, encoded by the coding sequence ATGATTCGTGATGCCAAGATGAACGATGTGAAGGTGATGTATGGCCTGTTGCAGCATTTTGCCAACAAGGGCTTGCTGCTCGGCCGTTCCTTAAGTTCCCTCTATGACCAGCTGCGGGATTTCAAGGTCTTTGTCAAGGAAGGGGAGGAGGATGCCGCTGCCGGGCAGATGCTGGGGATCTGCGCCCTCCATGTCTGTTGGGAAAATCTGGCGGAGATCCGCTCCCTGGCCGTGGTGGAAGAAGCCCAGGGCCAGGGGATCGGCCGTCAGCTGGTTGAGGCTTGTCTGGCCGAGGCCGATCATTTCGGGATCACCAGGGTCTTTACCCTGACCTATCAGCCGGCATTTTTTCAGCGGCTCGGGTTCAGGCATATTGATAAGAACGAACTCCCCCATAAGGTGTGGAGTGATTGTATCCAATGTCCGAAATTTCCGGATTGCAACGAAGAGGCCCTGGTCTGGGAAAGATAG
- the argJ gene encoding bifunctional glutamate N-acetyltransferase/amino-acid acetyltransferase ArgJ has protein sequence MATENFLVQGFRAAAVNSGIRGKDRLDLALIVSDKPATVAGVFTTSLVKAAPVLLDMERCKTGKAQAILVNSGIANACTGEEGMRLARLTTAMAADALNIAPELVQVCSTGIIGQQLELACFQRGIPKAAQSLVGDGLADVAQAIMTTDTFRKIAVRTALIDGKPVKLLGMAKGAGMIMPNMATMLSFILTDAKIDHDLLQSVLKKVVAKTFNAITVDGDTSTNDTVLLMANGLAEHPPIAENRPEALAAFAAALEELCKELALLVVRDGEGATKLVTIRVRGAVTEAQADQAARTVANSNLVKTAFFGEDANWGRIIAALGRSGAQFDQSRVDIAFDDVFMVQNGLGQGAEVEARATAVLKKPEFVVTIDLHAGDGSKDIYTCDFSLDYVKINADYRS, from the coding sequence ATGGCGACGGAAAATTTTTTAGTGCAGGGCTTTCGGGCGGCGGCGGTAAACTCCGGAATCCGGGGCAAGGATCGCTTGGATCTGGCTCTGATCGTGAGCGACAAGCCCGCCACCGTGGCCGGGGTTTTCACCACCAGCCTGGTCAAGGCGGCCCCGGTACTCCTGGATATGGAGCGGTGCAAAACCGGCAAGGCCCAGGCCATTTTGGTCAATTCCGGCATCGCCAATGCCTGCACCGGCGAGGAAGGCATGCGTCTGGCCCGGTTGACCACGGCCATGGCCGCCGATGCCCTCAATATTGCTCCGGAACTGGTGCAGGTCTGCTCCACCGGCATCATCGGTCAGCAGCTGGAGCTCGCCTGTTTTCAGCGGGGGATTCCCAAGGCGGCCCAGAGTCTGGTTGGTGATGGCCTTGCGGATGTGGCCCAAGCCATCATGACCACCGACACCTTCCGGAAGATCGCGGTGCGCACCGCCCTCATCGACGGCAAGCCGGTCAAGCTCCTGGGGATGGCCAAAGGCGCGGGCATGATCATGCCCAACATGGCCACCATGCTTTCCTTTATCCTCACCGATGCCAAAATCGACCACGATCTGCTCCAGAGTGTGCTGAAAAAGGTGGTGGCAAAGACTTTCAACGCCATAACCGTGGACGGCGATACCAGCACCAACGATACGGTCCTGCTCATGGCCAACGGCTTGGCGGAGCATCCGCCCATCGCCGAGAATCGGCCCGAGGCGCTTGCTGCCTTTGCTGCCGCCCTGGAGGAGCTGTGCAAGGAGCTGGCCCTGTTGGTTGTCCGGGACGGGGAGGGTGCAACCAAGCTGGTGACCATCCGGGTGCGGGGCGCGGTCACCGAGGCGCAGGCCGATCAGGCGGCCCGAACCGTGGCCAATTCCAATCTGGTCAAGACCGCCTTTTTTGGCGAGGATGCCAACTGGGGCAGGATCATCGCCGCCCTGGGCCGCTCCGGGGCCCAGTTTGATCAGAGCAGAGTGGACATCGCCTTTGACGACGTTTTCATGGTGCAAAACGGCCTGGGGCAAGGCGCTGAGGTCGAGGCTCGCGCCACCGCGGTGCTGAAGAAGCCCGAGTTCGTGGTGACCATCGACCTGCATGCGGGAGATGGGAGCAAGGATATCTATACCTGCGATTTTTCTCTGGATTACGTAAAGATCAACGCAGACTACCGGTCTTAG
- a CDS encoding sigma-54-dependent transcriptional regulator yields MKPRILLIDDDASLRRVTEYNLSSGGFHVLAAASGREGLALFRRHDPDLVITDVQLGDLNGLQILAAVKKESPLTPVLVITAFGSIELAVKAMQEGAFTFLAKPFDREALRLSCRKALELRQLHEQKQLLSGEINRLTGTEGMETANSAMAELLDTAKRAANSEANVLIAGESGTGKEVLARLVHQHSPRAQGPMVAVNCAAIPENLLESELFGHVKGAFTGAVRSRKGCFQSAAGGSLFLDEIGELRLDLQAKLLRAIQERVVTPVGADQPEAVDVRLIAASNRDLYAAIGQGTFREDLYYRLGVIVLPLPPLRERREDIPGLVGHFLLKLGAPAGVRFSPQALARLKIHPWPGNIRELQNIVERAVILRKGLFIEADDLQLAPLSQALGTKGIPEIPDEGLSLEAVERGLIVKALAKANGNRSEAARLLKIPRHVLIYRLEKFKI; encoded by the coding sequence ATGAAACCCCGGATATTGCTTATTGATGATGATGCCAGCCTGCGGCGGGTTACGGAATACAACCTGAGCAGCGGAGGTTTCCACGTGCTCGCTGCAGCCTCGGGCCGGGAGGGGTTGGCGCTTTTTCGCCGGCATGACCCGGATCTGGTGATCACCGATGTGCAGCTTGGCGACCTGAACGGCTTGCAGATTTTGGCGGCGGTAAAAAAAGAGTCGCCGCTTACTCCGGTGTTGGTGATCACCGCCTTCGGCTCCATCGAATTGGCGGTTAAGGCCATGCAGGAAGGGGCTTTTACCTTTCTTGCCAAGCCCTTCGACCGGGAGGCGTTGCGCCTTTCCTGCCGGAAGGCGTTGGAGCTGCGGCAGCTGCACGAGCAGAAACAGCTGCTGAGTGGTGAGATCAACAGGCTGACCGGGACCGAGGGCATGGAAACCGCCAATTCAGCCATGGCCGAGTTGCTGGACACGGCAAAGCGCGCGGCCAATAGTGAAGCCAACGTGTTGATCGCCGGAGAATCAGGGACCGGTAAGGAGGTGCTGGCCCGGCTCGTCCACCAGCACAGCCCAAGGGCGCAGGGGCCTATGGTGGCAGTGAACTGTGCCGCCATTCCGGAAAACCTTCTCGAAAGCGAACTCTTCGGCCATGTTAAAGGCGCCTTTACCGGCGCGGTGCGCAGCCGCAAGGGTTGTTTCCAGTCCGCCGCCGGCGGCAGTCTCTTTCTCGACGAGATCGGTGAGCTGCGGCTGGATCTCCAGGCCAAGCTGCTTCGCGCCATCCAGGAGCGGGTGGTGACGCCGGTTGGCGCAGACCAGCCGGAAGCGGTGGATGTCCGCTTGATTGCCGCTTCCAACCGGGATCTCTATGCCGCCATTGGCCAAGGGACCTTTCGGGAGGATCTCTACTACCGGCTGGGGGTGATTGTTCTGCCGCTCCCCCCGCTTCGGGAACGGCGAGAGGATATTCCGGGACTGGTTGGCCATTTTCTGCTGAAGCTCGGTGCCCCTGCCGGGGTACGCTTTTCCCCCCAAGCCCTGGCCAGGTTGAAAATCCATCCCTGGCCCGGGAATATCCGTGAGCTGCAAAACATTGTCGAGCGCGCGGTTATCCTGCGTAAGGGGCTGTTCATCGAGGCGGATGATCTGCAGCTTGCTCCGCTGAGCCAAGCTCTCGGCACAAAGGGTATTCCGGAAATCCCGGATGAGGGTCTTTCCCTGGAGGCGGTCGAGCGGGGTCTGATTGTAAAGGCCCTGGCCAAGGCCAACGGCAACCGCTCCGAGGCGGCCCGCCTGCTCAAGATTCCGCGTCATGTCCTGATCTATCGCCTGGAAAAATTCAAGATTTGA
- a CDS encoding phosphate/phosphite/phosphonate ABC transporter substrate-binding protein: MGSSMKKIGMMSLALLASAIFVVAAQAEIKVGVLALRGAPKVMEEWSATGEYLTAKMGEPVTIMPLEFAAISPMLKDGKIDFVLANSAFYVEMEKLYGAKAIASQVNSAGGKPVKEFGGVILVRKDSPIQNLADLKGKKFMVVKSSSFGGGQMALRLLLQNGIDYKKDFAEFREGGKHDNVVLAVKNGAMDAGTVRTDVMEAMAKEGKISMADFRIINQIKDSFPFVHSTELYPEWPMAAAKHVDAAKVQKFTDALLSIKADSDAAKKAGILGWAPAADFSSVRECLKALKYGAFAN, from the coding sequence ATGGGAAGCAGCATGAAAAAGATCGGGATGATGTCTCTGGCCCTGTTGGCCAGTGCCATCTTCGTCGTGGCGGCGCAGGCGGAAATCAAGGTCGGCGTTCTGGCATTGCGGGGTGCGCCCAAGGTTATGGAGGAATGGTCCGCGACCGGAGAGTATCTCACCGCCAAGATGGGAGAGCCGGTTACCATTATGCCCCTTGAGTTTGCTGCCATTTCGCCCATGTTGAAAGACGGCAAGATTGATTTTGTGTTGGCCAACTCCGCTTTTTACGTGGAGATGGAAAAACTGTATGGCGCCAAGGCCATTGCCTCGCAGGTCAATTCGGCGGGGGGCAAGCCGGTCAAGGAGTTCGGCGGGGTGATTTTGGTCCGCAAGGACAGCCCCATCCAGAATCTTGCTGATCTCAAGGGCAAAAAATTCATGGTGGTGAAATCCTCTTCTTTCGGCGGCGGCCAGATGGCTTTGCGTCTTCTGCTCCAGAACGGGATCGATTACAAAAAAGATTTTGCCGAATTCCGGGAAGGCGGCAAGCATGACAACGTGGTTCTCGCGGTAAAAAATGGGGCCATGGATGCCGGCACCGTTCGCACCGACGTCATGGAGGCCATGGCAAAGGAAGGCAAGATCTCCATGGCCGACTTCAGGATCATCAACCAGATCAAAGACAGCTTTCCCTTTGTGCACAGCACCGAGCTCTATCCGGAGTGGCCCATGGCAGCGGCAAAGCATGTTGATGCCGCCAAGGTTCAGAAGTTCACCGATGCTCTCCTCTCGATTAAGGCCGATTCCGATGCGGCCAAGAAAGCCGGAATTCTTGGCTGGGCGCCGGCTGCTGATTTTAGCAGTGTGCGGGAATGCCTGAAGGCCCTGAAGTATGGGGCGTTTGCCAACTAA
- a CDS encoding sensor histidine kinase yields MNKLKSTIYSSTAPKILFSVLLIAVVVIGLLHLFTPGDLLLYHNTYRRLSYFPIVLGGLWFGVAGGLGIAVLTSIAFIPHVLHYVGHGQQAVSELMEIVLYLAAGLLVGVISGRQTRLREGYQQLSEKLQASYLRLQEEASQLIEAETRLAAAQKFSALGHLSASLAHEIKNPLASIKGTAEILRDEFPGEHPKREFVDILFKETGRLQETVEEILRYAKGRPQEKEEPLEPLAAVAGHVAALLERQLREKEVRLILPTNGEGQQLLVESTKYSQVLLNLVLNALDAVQPGGHIWLLVEGGANGGWRIAVCDDGPGVVEAERESIFAPFYTDKSDGTGLGLLISRKIVESYGGTLRVTDRPGGGACFEMLLPVKNGSGFRQTV; encoded by the coding sequence ATGAATAAACTGAAAAGCACAATTTATTCATCAACAGCCCCTAAAATTCTTTTTTCTGTCCTGCTCATCGCCGTCGTCGTCATCGGTCTGCTCCATCTTTTTACCCCCGGCGATCTCCTCCTCTACCACAATACCTACCGGCGGCTCAGTTATTTTCCCATCGTTCTTGGCGGTCTCTGGTTTGGAGTTGCCGGCGGCCTGGGTATTGCCGTGCTCACCTCCATCGCCTTTATTCCCCATGTTCTCCACTACGTCGGGCACGGCCAGCAGGCGGTAAGCGAGCTGATGGAAATCGTCCTCTATCTCGCGGCCGGGTTGCTGGTCGGGGTGATTTCCGGACGGCAGACCCGGTTGCGCGAAGGGTATCAGCAGTTGTCCGAGAAGCTCCAGGCCTCCTATCTTCGGCTCCAGGAAGAAGCCTCGCAACTCATCGAGGCGGAGACCCGGCTGGCAGCAGCGCAGAAATTTTCCGCCCTGGGACACCTCTCTGCCTCGTTGGCCCATGAAATAAAAAATCCGCTCGCCTCCATCAAAGGGACGGCGGAGATTCTCCGCGATGAGTTTCCCGGAGAGCATCCCAAGCGAGAGTTTGTGGATATCTTGTTCAAGGAAACCGGCAGGCTGCAGGAGACGGTGGAGGAAATCCTCCGTTATGCCAAGGGACGTCCTCAGGAAAAAGAAGAGCCCCTCGAGCCGTTGGCCGCGGTTGCCGGGCATGTTGCTGCGTTGCTGGAAAGGCAGCTGCGGGAAAAAGAGGTCCGCTTGATTCTGCCAACCAATGGCGAGGGGCAGCAGCTGCTGGTGGAGAGCACGAAGTATTCCCAGGTCCTCTTGAACCTTGTGCTCAACGCTCTGGATGCGGTCCAGCCCGGCGGCCATATCTGGCTTCTGGTCGAAGGCGGGGCGAACGGGGGATGGCGGATCGCTGTCTGCGATGATGGGCCGGGTGTGGTGGAGGCGGAAAGGGAAAGCATCTTTGCCCCCTTTTATACAGACAAATCCGATGGTACCGGGCTTGGGCTGTTGATCAGCCGGAAGATCGTGGAGAGCTATGGCGGGACTCTCCGGGTTACGGATCGTCCTGGCGGCGGGGCATGTTTTGAGATGCTCCTGCCCGTGAAGAATGGCTCCGGTTTCCGACAGACAGTTTGA